A region of Colletotrichum higginsianum IMI 349063 chromosome 10, whole genome shotgun sequence DNA encodes the following proteins:
- a CDS encoding Ubiquitin-conjugating enzyme → MNADAETAEMTDVADDVADEAKRACVTTVLDVFPGICPDFLDKTAAKFQYNPDKTIEDILGLDEDGKPYPKRFYFKILKRKREGPEDPDDEATILRTYNYPGRMKESTREYIVMAYRKKLLKQEFPSATMSSILKIFASKDNQLLPAYMAVDAAMKENQWSPGKVYVNIAYKKSPTSTDPQYEGIQLDNTIQLTNNPEEKRALQELQAARKLLLKRKEAIEKENAERHNLFWARELGEAKESTTQVPFFYLLRAVENTANVAKFFCVGCAQQAAETAVGQSKYELACMSMDICEAGFSHQERQKFLTDQLSSALDRIENEAVLRMAGIENLERCPFCPYAAEYPPANTNREFRCDNPDCQKVSCRLCKEETHVPKTCEENTRDNGIKAKHEIEEAMSAAMIRKCNKCGTPFIKDEGCNKMTCVAANCANIQCYVCSQSCDYSHFNDPARGGKQGNCPLFDDVNARHNAEVQRAEEEARQKVLESNLQINRDMLMFDKPERKRAKPVGKLIHEPTHGLKLSEDRIAMQRPRLKYGDYENLPAVRNLVANRALAAQAQVAAQPGYGQQHTVGQLALQSNVGKPQQHGYDVPPLGPGDRRQSPSPRQAPAPRRSPGLQEAPGPLQAPRIRKPLTHNGPPAGPLVGNPHQVHGSVRSSPERAEDMNRFATPQYQPPPQAQQAQAPGPRQPGDFRGLHNVDDRRQLLQRSDSPEVNPFKRRINYQPRRALVRPDNEARPETPMSLMDLRKPMDRDKSVQRLPDPIPALQVSPQQESANRAQRLRGSLHDGWSMATHGRNHQGAQQSHNGERSVVANVCAEYLRKRDVRQLAADDEAPTVPDWTSIWRQAVAKGDEPDHATREDFTGGTEVGYGAVDVRSRAPEAAVPVAHVQSQSNGFNLNGLLQPPAPNRPNWLVEARRRGMARGMLEPAGGNSKDKPFVLD, encoded by the exons ATGAACGCCGACGCAGAAACGGCGGAAATGACGGATGTCGCCGATGATGTCGCCGATGAGGCCAAGAGAGCCTGTGTAACAACCGTCCTGGATGTGTTCCCAGGAATCTGTCCCGATTTTCTCGACAAGACGGCTGCCAAATTTCAGTACAACCCAGACAAAACAATCGAAGACATTCTGGGTCTGGATGAAGATGGCAAGCCTTACCCCAAGAGGTTTTACTTCAAGATCCTGAAGCGCAAGAGAGAAGGGCCAGAGGATCCCGATGACGAGGCCACTATTCTCCGTACATACAACTATCCCGGTCGAATGAAGGAGTCAACTCGAGAGTACATTGTCATGGC ATACAGGAAGAAGCTGTTGAAGCAAGAGTTTCCATCTGCAACTATGAGTAGCATTCTGAAGATCTTTGCCAGCAAGGACAACCAGTTGCTGCCAGCATACATGGCCGTTGACGCTGCTATGAAAGAGAACCAATGGTCGCCAGGGAAGGTCTATGTCAACATTGCCTACAAAAAGTCGCCAACTTCAACAGACCCCCAATATGAGGGCATTCAACTAGACAACACTATACAGCTCACAAACAACCCAGAGGAGAAAAGGGCTTTGCAGGAACTTCAGGCTGCTCGTAAACTATTGCTCAAGCGCAAGGAGGCAATCGAAAAGGAGAATGCAGAACGCCACAACCTTTTTTGGGCTAGAGAACTCGGTGAAGCCAAGGAGT CTACCACGCAAGTGCCCTTCTTCTATCTTTTACGTGCCGTGGAGAATACAGCTAACGTTGCAAAGTTCTTTTGTGTCGGCTGCGCCCAACAGGCTGCTGAAACTGCTGTTGGTCAATCAAAGTACGAGCTGGCCTGCATGTCCATGGATATTTGCGAGGCTGGCTTCTCCCACCAGGAGCGTCAGAAGTTCCTTACCGATCAACTCTCATCAGCCCTGGATCGCATTGAAAATGAGGCTGTCCTCCGAATGGCTGGCATAGAGAACCTGGAAAGATGCCCCTTTTGCCCCTACGCTGCCGAATACCCTCCAGCCAACACCAACCGAGAATTCCGATGCGACAACCCAGATTGCCAGAAGGTCAGCTGTCGCCTCTGCAAGGAAGAAACACATGTTCCAAAGACCTGCGAGGAGAACACACGGGATAATGGTATCAAAGCTAAGCATGAAATTGAGGAAGCCATGTCAGCAGCTATGATTCGCAAGTGCAACAAAT GTGGCACCCCTTTTATCAAAGACGAGGGATGCAACAAGATGACCTGCGTTGCTGCCAATTGTGCAAACATACAATGCTATGTGTGCTCCCAATCTTGCGACTACAGCCACTTCAATGACCCAGCCAGAGGCGGAAAGCAAGGCAATTGCCCTCTCTTTGACGATGTGAATGCACGTCACAACGCTGAAGTGCAGCGTGCAGAGGAAGAGGCTCGCCAGAAAGTCTTAGAGAGCAACCTCCAGATCAACAGAGACATGCTTATGTTTGACAAGCCAGAACGCAAGCGTGCTAAACCAGTCGGCAAGCTAATCCATGAGCCAACACATGGCCTCAAATTATCGGAGGATAGGATAGCAATGCAACGCCCCCGGCTGAAGTATGGTGATTACGAAAATCTGCCTGCAGTCCGAAATCTGGTTGCAAACCGAGCTCTGGCGGCTCAAGCACAGGTGGCTGCACAGCCAGGCTATGGACAACAACATACTGTTGGCCAACTAGCCCTGCAGAGTAACGTTGGAAAACCTCAACAGCACGGATACGACGTGCCTCCCTTAGGCCCAGGGGATCGTCGACAGTCTCCGAGTCCCCGacaagctccagctcctcgacgctCTCCGGGCCTTCAAGAAGCTCCAGGCCCTCTACAGGCTCCGCGGATCCGAAAGCCATTGACCCATAATGGGCCTCCGGCAGGGCCGCTTGTTGGAAATCCTCATCAAGTCCACGGCAGTGTCCGGTCTTCTCCAGAGAGGGCCGAAGACATGAATCGTTTCGCAACTCCTCAGTATCAACCCCCGCCTCAGGCCCAGCAAGCACAGGCACCTGGACCCAGGCAGCCAGGCGACTTTCGAGGCTTGCACAACGTTGACGACCGGAGACAACTTTTGCAGAGATCTGATTCGCCGGAAGTCAATCCGTTCAAGCGGCGAATCAACTACCAACCACGACGAGCATTGGTTAGACCAGACAACGAAGCCCGACCCGAGACCCCGATGTCGCTGATGGACTTGAGAAAGCCTATGGATCGCGATAAGAGCGTCCAGCGCCTTCCGGATCCCATTCCAGCGCTGCAAGTCAGTCCACAACAAGAGAGCGCGAATCGTGCACAAAGACTTCGAGGGTCTCTACATGACGGTTGGTCAATGGCCACTCATGGTCGCAATCATCAGGGCGCGCAGCAATCCCACAATGGTGAGCGCAGTGTTGTGGCGAATGTGTGTGCAGAATATCTTCGGAAACGGGATGTCCGACAACTCGCCGCAGACGATGAAGCCCCGACGGTGCCGGATTGGACCTCGATTTGGAGACAGGCAGTTGCTAAGGGCGATGAACCCGATCATGCCACACGAGAGGATTTCACCGGAGGGACCGAAGTAGGGTACGGCGCAGTGGACGTTCGGTCCCGAGCCCCCGAAGCTGCGGTGCCTGTGGCACACGTTCAGTCGCAGTCCAACGGCTTTAATCTGAACGGTTTGTTGCAACCGCCGGCACCGAATCGCCCCAACTGGCTGGTGGAAGCCAGACGCCGTGGAATGGCACGTGGCATGCTTGAACCCGCCGGTGGAAATTCCAAGGACAAGCCTTTTGTTCTAGACTAA